The following are encoded in a window of Pelagicoccus enzymogenes genomic DNA:
- a CDS encoding TonB family protein — MKPFLAKLLIALSLSFAAGATVVADREMAKVKDIEIVEKTDVRFPGTMRAIGVREGTVSLVVSVDANGEIQDTFILESTRNAFTKSALKSLSEWTFSPATYNDAPIASSLRIDLNFQVDRRLAWQTIQAPGPADVTRSSTEERPVTKAQFEELDSIPLPIEMTEPTAKVDGIATVEFYIDELGHVRCPRIVAGSSLAFGRSLLDTVSKWKFEPPLAAGNRTNTMVRQTLSLRNGTFASADTH, encoded by the coding sequence ATGAAACCGTTTCTCGCCAAGCTTCTCATCGCTCTCTCGCTCAGTTTCGCAGCGGGCGCCACCGTGGTCGCCGACCGCGAGATGGCGAAAGTCAAGGACATCGAGATCGTCGAGAAAACGGACGTGCGCTTCCCCGGAACCATGCGAGCCATCGGAGTGAGAGAGGGCACCGTTTCACTTGTCGTATCCGTGGATGCGAACGGGGAAATCCAAGATACCTTCATCCTGGAAAGCACCCGCAACGCCTTCACCAAGTCCGCCCTGAAATCCCTTTCCGAATGGACGTTCTCCCCGGCGACCTACAACGACGCGCCCATCGCCTCCTCCCTGCGCATCGACCTCAACTTCCAAGTCGACCGCCGCCTCGCCTGGCAAACCATCCAGGCGCCGGGACCTGCCGACGTGACCCGCAGCAGCACCGAAGAACGCCCCGTCACCAAGGCCCAGTTCGAGGAGCTCGACTCCATTCCGCTGCCGATCGAAATGACCGAGCCGACAGCGAAGGTGGACGGAATCGCCACCGTGGAATTCTACATCGACGAGCTAGGGCACGTTCGATGCCCGCGCATCGTCGCCGGTAGCAGCTTAGCCTTCGGACGCAGCCTTCTCGACACCGTGTCGAAGTGGAAATTCGAGCCGCCGCTCGCGGCCGGCAACCGCACCAATACCATGGTCCGCCAAACGCTCTCCCTGCGCAACGGAACATTCGCTTCCGCCGATACCCACTGA
- a CDS encoding RNA polymerase sigma factor — MPSDNETDLALLEALRRGRDTALNELMVRWQRPFLSFAYRYVQSEEDARDLVEELFVRVYKNRDRFKEGTKFSAWAFTSLSNLCKNFERWRRRHPAFGKDSLTDDMSKADRDVHPLANTGEGAAPDEEALRRERIEIVKDAINKLPHDLRVTLLLYQYEGLSYKEIGEVVGCSVKGVETRLYRARKALKAILCSKIGPSGDIWGEEE, encoded by the coding sequence ATGCCATCCGATAACGAGACTGACCTCGCGTTGCTTGAAGCGCTGCGCCGGGGGCGCGATACAGCGTTGAATGAGCTCATGGTCCGATGGCAGCGCCCGTTTCTCAGTTTCGCCTACCGTTACGTGCAGAGCGAGGAGGACGCGCGCGATTTGGTGGAGGAGCTATTTGTTCGGGTGTACAAGAACCGGGATCGCTTCAAGGAGGGAACCAAGTTTTCCGCTTGGGCCTTCACCTCGCTCTCGAACCTCTGCAAGAATTTCGAACGCTGGCGCCGGCGGCACCCGGCTTTTGGCAAAGACAGTTTGACGGATGACATGAGCAAGGCGGATCGCGATGTGCATCCGCTTGCCAATACGGGCGAAGGGGCGGCTCCTGACGAGGAGGCTTTGAGGCGGGAGCGCATCGAGATCGTGAAGGACGCGATCAACAAGCTGCCGCACGACCTGCGGGTCACCCTGCTGCTCTACCAGTACGAAGGTTTGAGCTACAAGGAGATCGGCGAAGTTGTGGGCTGCTCCGTCAAGGGGGTGGAGACGCGCCTCTACCGGGCTCGCAAGGCCCTCAAGGCAATCTTGTGCAGCAAGATCGGTCCCTCGGGCGACATTTGGGGAGAGGAAGAGTAG